The genomic stretch TTCTGTTGTATGAATTAAACCATGCACTTTCATCGCACTGAAATAATTTAACCATGTGTTAAAAGGTAAAATCAAAAGTGTAGAAAGAAAGCTAACAATAACCCCCATGATATTACCGAGAACAAACTTCCATCTTTTTTTTATAAGAAACGGTAAATTAATCAATATTACAGGTGGTCGCAGAAGTGAAGTGATTCCTATAATAAAGCCACTTAAAATGAGATTTCCCCATTTTCTTTGATGATAAACCCAATAGGATAATGCAATTAAAAACGTGTATAATATATAAATCTGTCCTCGTTCCACATGTAAACGCCAATAAAAGCTAGTTCCGACAAAAAAAAGTCCGCAAATCCATATCAATTTAGAATTTACTTTTGAACTTGAACTAAGACTGAAAAGGAATAAGCTACCTAAAAATAAAATCCATTGAATAAATAGCCATAAATATCTCTGAGTTTTATAATCAAGCCATGATAATGCTGAATGAAGAATTAGAACTGTTGGTGGAACTGTTACCCTATTTACATTCCAATTGGGATTATCTCTTGGATCAAGAAGCAACTGAGATTCACCTTTTTGCCATTTATAATGATATGGGTCTAAATCTCTTGTTAGCAATCTTGCTCCCACAACTCGATTTCGCAGATCGACTCCTCCAAATTTTGCTGTATTAGAAATATCGGTAAAAAAACCAGTAATTGATAAAAATACAGCAAATATCAATAATAAATTTAACAACAGTTCATATTCATTTCTCTTCATGATATTCCTGTTCTGCGTTTACGTTCCAAATGTTGTCTTTCTTAGTGATTTCTTCTTTAATATTTTTCACAGCTTCCATTGCTGTAAGCATGGAGTGATCCTGGTTGTTGTAGCGATGCATTCCATTTCTGCCGATCAGAAAGAGATTTGGAATTGCATCAGTGAAATTGCGTATCACATCAAATTGATCGTAAGAGCCAAAATAAGCGGGATAAGTTTTGGGCATGCGGATAACTGTTTTATCTATCACATCATCTTCATCGATCATTCCAATTTTAATGAATTCCTGCACGGCAAATTCGGCAAATTCTTCATCAGTTTTGCTCCAGAGATCGTCACCTTCATTACAGAAATATTCCAATCCTACCCAAACGGTATCGGGATCTTTGACCATGTATGGGCTCCAGTTATTGAAAATCTGAAGTCTGCCCAGTTTTACATCTGGTTCCTGAATGTAGATCCAATTGTCCGGAATGAGATCGTTTCTGGTTTTGAATCTGGTTTTATTCTTTACTTTCATTTTTTTTAGAAGTAGCCCGACAGTAATAAAATCACGATAAACTAATTTTTCTGCAATCTCTCGAACTTCATGAGGAATGTGATTGATCATTCCATAGATCAGATCTTTAACAGGCATCGTGGAAATCAAATAATCGCATTTGTATTCTTTCAAAACTCCGGCTTTTTCTGCCAGAACTCCTTCGATGACTTCTTTGCCGTTTTCGATATTCACAACTTTTTCATTGAGATGAATTTTTCCACCTTTTTCTGTGATCATTTCAGCTACTTTTTCCCAAAGCTGTCCCGGACCATATTTTGGATACAAGAACTGCTCTATC from Candidatus Cloacimonadota bacterium encodes the following:
- a CDS encoding DUF2029 domain-containing protein, which produces MKRNEYELLLNLLLIFAVFLSITGFFTDISNTAKFGGVDLRNRVVGARLLTRDLDPYHYKWQKGESQLLLDPRDNPNWNVNRVTVPPTVLILHSALSWLDYKTQRYLWLFIQWILFLGSLFLFSLSSSSKVNSKLIWICGLFFVGTSFYWRLHVERGQIYILYTFLIALSYWVYHQRKWGNLILSGFIIGITSLLRPPVILINLPFLIKKRWKFVLGNIMGVIVSFLSTLLILPFNTWLNYFSAMKVHGLIHTTELESAIGQYPFENIEGITNLWIVPNIPITDTSIQGLMLNLFGVVIPAEILWIILLLIICFCIYLLHLIRSKSFTILFLVGSILIFISEIFIPAARYTYNNVLILIPLCLLIIDSKKFLVVSDD
- a CDS encoding NAD(P)/FAD-dependent oxidoreductase produces the protein MQQEIAIIIGAGPAGLTAALELIRNTDVKPIILEATNSIGGISKTVNFKGNRIDIGGHRFFSKSDVVMNWWQQILPIAENEKQEEVLLKRNRLSRILFLRKFFNYPISLNIDTIKNLGFKRLFKITFDYLYIRIFPIKKEKNLEDFFINRFGNELYKTFFRDYTEKVWGISCDKIKPEWGAQRIKGLSITSAIKHSLKKMFSKDKSISQKKTETSLIEQFLYPKYGPGQLWEKVAEMITEKGGKIHLNEKVVNIENGKEVIEGVLAEKAGVLKEYKCDYLISTMPVKDLIYGMINHIPHEVREIAEKLVYRDFITVGLLLKKMKVKNKTRFKTRNDLIPDNWIYIQEPDVKLGRLQIFNNWSPYMVKDPDTVWVGLEYFCNEGDDLWSKTDEEFAEFAVQEFIKIGMIDEDDVIDKTVIRMPKTYPAYFGSYDQFDVIRNFTDAIPNLFLIGRNGMHRYNNQDHSMLTAMEAVKNIKEEITKKDNIWNVNAEQEYHEEK